From Variimorphobacter saccharofermentans, one genomic window encodes:
- the metK gene encoding methionine adenosyltransferase — MQKRLFTSESVTEGHPDKICDQISDAVLDALLEQDPMSRVACETAITTGLVLVMGEITTEGYVDIQKIVRDTIRGIGYDKSDYGFDANTCGVIVALDEQSKDIAMGVDSSLEVKENTADDVDLAAIGAGDQGMMFGFATNETEEFMPYPISLAHKLTKQLTKVRKDGTLSYLRPDGKSQVTVEYDENNKPIHLNAVVLSTQHDADITIEQLRKDVKKYVLDPVLPKELVDEKTKFFINPTGRFVIGGPNGDSGLTGRKIIVDTYGGYARHGGGAFSGKDCTKVDRSASYAARYVAKNIVAAGLADRCEIQISYAIGVAEPTSIMVDTFGTGKLDDNELVTIIRKHFDLRPAGIIKMLDLRRPIYKQTAAYGHFGRLDLDLPWEKTDKVDTLRNYLK, encoded by the coding sequence ATGCAGAAAAGATTATTTACATCGGAATCAGTAACAGAAGGACATCCTGATAAGATTTGTGATCAGATATCGGATGCGGTTTTGGATGCCTTGCTAGAGCAGGATCCTATGAGTCGTGTTGCTTGTGAGACAGCTATAACAACAGGCTTAGTTCTCGTTATGGGCGAGATCACAACAGAAGGTTATGTTGATATTCAGAAAATTGTTCGTGATACAATTCGTGGTATTGGATATGATAAATCAGACTATGGATTTGATGCGAATACCTGTGGTGTAATTGTTGCACTTGATGAGCAATCAAAGGATATTGCAATGGGTGTTGACAGTTCTTTAGAAGTAAAAGAAAATACGGCAGATGATGTGGATCTGGCTGCCATTGGCGCAGGTGATCAGGGAATGATGTTTGGCTTTGCGACAAATGAGACGGAGGAGTTTATGCCCTATCCGATTTCTTTGGCACATAAGCTTACGAAGCAGCTTACGAAGGTTCGTAAAGACGGAACCTTAAGCTATCTTCGCCCGGACGGTAAGTCACAGGTTACCGTAGAATATGATGAGAATAATAAACCGATTCATCTGAATGCTGTAGTACTATCCACACAGCATGATGCTGACATCACTATTGAACAGCTACGGAAGGATGTTAAAAAATACGTATTAGATCCAGTTCTCCCTAAAGAGCTGGTAGACGAGAAAACGAAGTTCTTTATTAATCCAACCGGACGTTTTGTGATTGGTGGTCCCAATGGTGACAGCGGACTAACTGGTAGAAAAATAATTGTTGACACTTACGGTGGGTATGCTAGACACGGCGGAGGAGCATTCTCTGGTAAGGATTGCACCAAAGTGGATCGATCCGCATCCTATGCAGCTCGCTATGTGGCAAAGAATATAGTCGCTGCAGGTCTGGCTGATCGTTGCGAGATACAGATTTCCTACGCGATCGGTGTAGCAGAACCCACATCCATCATGGTGGATACCTTTGGTACCGGTAAGCTGGATGACAATGAGCTTGTAACAATTATTCGCAAGCATTTTGATCTTCGTCCCGCAGGTATTATTAAGATGCTGGATCTAAGAAGACCAATTTATAAGCAAACAGCAGCATATGGTCATTTCGGAAGACTGGATCTTGACCTGCCCTGGGAGAAGACCGATAAAGTTGATACATTAAGAAACTATTTAAAGTAG
- a CDS encoding sensor histidine kinase, whose translation MKLKDRLLMAFIILIAMPVMLLAIAAGTIVRLQMNSIEESYDVETDTLQVITNPIQILNRLTRGYYNEIKLAALKSPEQLEDKEYIEKLNRELMGKYSFVIVRKNDELVYVGNEYKLRLIKDNLQKFGVYNTDIDGGLYTGGKHPFLIKAQDFYFKDGSEGTIFVITDLNTLVPQIKAVATQGVISFIFVLCFTAVILLFWIYRSILRPLNILRVAMNQIKEGDLDFSVQAETEDEIGQLCEDFEEMRVRLKELIDNRLQYEEDIKELISNISHDLKTPLTAIKGYAEGLVDGVAVTPEKQIKYLKTILTKANDMSILVDELAFYAKIDCNTVPYSFANINIHEYFNDCIEDLKFDLEVKNIQILYENDVDPKVEVIADAEQLKRVVNNIIGNAVKYQDKQKGEIRIRIHDIGSFVQIEIEDNGIGISEADIPYVFDRFYRADASRNSKKGGNGLGLSISKKIIEDHDGRIWARSESGVGTTIVFTLRKSTKHNENAEVSNNTERMSKI comes from the coding sequence TTGAAGCTGAAGGACAGATTGTTAATGGCTTTTATTATTTTAATAGCGATGCCTGTCATGTTACTTGCCATAGCAGCCGGGACAATTGTGAGATTACAGATGAACTCCATTGAAGAGTCCTATGATGTTGAGACAGATACGCTTCAGGTAATCACGAATCCGATCCAGATACTAAATCGTTTAACCAGAGGATATTATAATGAGATAAAGCTTGCCGCCTTAAAGTCACCGGAGCAATTAGAGGACAAGGAGTACATTGAAAAGCTGAACCGAGAATTAATGGGAAAGTATTCGTTCGTCATTGTACGGAAAAACGATGAGCTCGTATATGTGGGGAATGAGTACAAGCTTCGTTTAATTAAGGATAATTTACAAAAGTTTGGTGTCTATAATACGGACATAGACGGAGGGCTATATACCGGGGGTAAGCATCCATTCTTAATTAAAGCACAGGACTTTTATTTTAAGGATGGATCAGAAGGAACCATCTTTGTCATAACCGACCTGAATACCTTAGTACCGCAGATAAAAGCTGTAGCTACACAGGGTGTGATTTCCTTTATATTTGTGTTATGCTTTACCGCGGTTATTCTGTTGTTTTGGATTTACCGGAGTATATTACGTCCATTAAATATACTTCGTGTAGCTATGAATCAGATTAAGGAGGGGGACTTGGATTTCTCAGTTCAGGCGGAGACAGAGGATGAAATAGGACAGCTGTGTGAAGACTTTGAAGAAATGAGAGTTCGTTTAAAGGAGCTGATTGATAATCGACTTCAATATGAAGAGGATATCAAGGAATTAATCAGTAATATATCACATGATTTAAAAACCCCGCTGACAGCAATAAAGGGATATGCTGAGGGGCTGGTGGATGGCGTTGCAGTTACGCCTGAGAAGCAGATTAAGTACTTGAAGACCATTTTAACAAAAGCAAATGATATGTCTATTTTGGTTGACGAGCTGGCATTTTATGCGAAGATTGACTGTAATACTGTTCCATACTCTTTTGCGAACATTAACATACATGAGTATTTTAATGATTGTATAGAAGACCTAAAGTTCGATCTTGAGGTGAAAAATATTCAAATACTATATGAGAATGATGTAGACCCGAAGGTAGAAGTTATTGCGGATGCAGAACAGTTAAAAAGAGTTGTTAATAATATTATTGGAAATGCTGTAAAATATCAGGATAAGCAGAAGGGTGAGATCAGGATACGCATTCACGATATCGGCTCCTTTGTTCAGATTGAAATTGAGGATAACGGAATTGGTATCTCAGAAGCAGATATACCCTATGTCTTTGATCGGTTTTATCGTGCGGATGCCTCCAGAAATTCGAAAAAAGGAGGTAATGGCCTTGGCTTATCGATCTCAAAGAAAATTATTGAGGATCATGACGGAAGGATATGGGCAAGAAGTGAATCAGGGGTTGGAACGACGATTGTATTTACTCTGAGAAAGAGTACGAAGCATAATGAGAATGCGGAAGTGTCGAATAATACAGAAAGGATGTCGAAGATATGA
- a CDS encoding response regulator transcription factor produces MSRLLIIEDELAIAELEKDYLELSGFEVEVETDGEIGVKRALSEEFDLLILDLMLPSVDGFEICKRVREAKNIPILMVSAKKDDIDKIRGLGLGADDYMTKPFSPSELVARVKAHLARYERLIGSGMKENQIIEIRGLKIDKTARRVFLDGEEKIFTTKEFDLLTFLAENPNHVFTKDELFQEIWDMESVGDIATVTVHIKKIREKIEYNTSKPQYIETIWGVGYRFKV; encoded by the coding sequence ATGAGCAGATTATTGATTATTGAAGACGAACTTGCAATTGCGGAACTGGAAAAGGATTATCTGGAGTTAAGTGGTTTTGAGGTTGAAGTGGAGACGGACGGTGAGATTGGAGTAAAACGTGCTCTGTCTGAAGAATTTGATTTGCTGATTCTGGATCTTATGCTACCGAGTGTGGACGGCTTTGAAATATGCAAACGTGTCAGGGAAGCGAAGAACATACCGATTCTTATGGTATCTGCAAAAAAAGATGATATAGATAAAATACGAGGACTAGGGCTTGGTGCGGATGATTATATGACAAAGCCTTTTAGTCCAAGTGAGCTGGTTGCCAGAGTAAAGGCACATTTGGCAAGATATGAAAGATTGATTGGTTCCGGAATGAAGGAAAACCAAATAATCGAAATTCGTGGATTGAAGATTGACAAGACAGCCAGAAGAGTATTTCTGGATGGAGAGGAGAAGATCTTTACTACGAAGGAATTTGATCTGTTGACCTTCCTTGCAGAAAACCCGAATCATGTCTTTACAAAGGACGAGCTATTTCAGGAAATATGGGATATGGAATCAGTGGGCGATATAGCTACGGTTACAGTGCATATTAAGAAAATTCGGGAGAAGATAGAGTATAACACCTCAAAACCGCAATACATCGAAACAATCTGGGGAGTTGGGTATCGTTTTAAAGTATAA
- a CDS encoding GNAT family N-acetyltransferase gives MNLRYVKAKIEDADLLIKIYNASFYDDYIKYGECPAYGRSKEKMEESIEKYPKFIIYNENSPIGAVSAEDRGNGEYYLGCLCVIPEYQGKGIGTKAFHYMLEYYSDWKKVTLITPADKEENIAFYTKKCGFEIDGTEMDGNVKVVHFLKER, from the coding sequence ATGAACTTAAGATATGTGAAAGCAAAAATAGAGGATGCAGACCTGCTAATCAAAATATATAACGCATCATTCTATGATGATTATATTAAGTATGGAGAATGCCCTGCTTATGGTAGGTCAAAAGAAAAAATGGAAGAATCTATAGAGAAGTACCCCAAATTTATTATTTATAATGAAAACAGTCCTATAGGAGCTGTTTCGGCTGAAGATAGAGGGAATGGAGAGTACTATCTTGGATGCCTTTGTGTAATTCCGGAATATCAAGGCAAAGGAATTGGTACAAAGGCCTTCCATTATATGCTGGAATATTATTCGGATTGGAAGAAAGTAACGTTAATAACACCCGCTGACAAAGAGGAAAATATTGCTTTCTACACTAAGAAATGTGGATTTGAAATAGACGGCACAGAGATGGATGGAAATGTAAAGGTAGTTCATTTCTTAAAAGAACGTTAA
- a CDS encoding TM1266 family iron-only hydrogenase system putative regulator has translation METRVALIGIIVEDVEAVEKLNALLHDFGQYIIGRMGIPYREKEINIISVVVNAELNVISTLAGKLGMIKGVSVKTIYSKK, from the coding sequence ATGGAAACTAGAGTAGCACTGATTGGAATCATAGTCGAAGATGTGGAAGCTGTTGAGAAGCTTAACGCATTACTTCATGACTTTGGACAATATATTATTGGAAGGATGGGTATTCCATACAGGGAGAAAGAAATCAACATTATTAGCGTTGTTGTTAATGCTGAGCTAAATGTAATCAGTACACTTGCCGGAAAGCTTGGTATGATAAAGGGTGTTAGTGTGAAGACCATTTATTCAAAAAAGTAA
- a CDS encoding ABC transporter substrate-binding protein: MKKIILGLLLILCTTVFTACTAKKEPSDTKQLEVEESTDKEPTAAAEQENEPTAIPEQAASDVEDDQQQEATKAEKIDIKIAALKGPTGMGMVKMMEDAQAGTSANNYEFMIAGAADEITGKLIKGEIDIAAIPCNLASVLYNKTEGKIKLAGINTLGVLYIVEMGDTIHTVEDLRGKTIYSTGLGTTPQFTLNYILSANGIDPEKDVNIEYKSESTEVAALLSESSDAIAMLPQPYVTAVMMSNDKLRIALDIAKEWEAVSKDDSTVVTGVVIVRDEFLENNKEAFDAFMKEYAVSTAFVNENVDEAAALIEKYDIFKAGPSKKAIPYCNITLVEGEEMKGKVNGYLQVLFEQDPKSVGGKLPTDDIYYIQ; encoded by the coding sequence ATGAAAAAGATAATATTAGGATTACTATTAATACTGTGTACGACGGTATTTACTGCCTGCACTGCAAAGAAGGAGCCTTCCGATACTAAGCAACTAGAAGTAGAAGAAAGCACGGATAAGGAACCAACTGCTGCAGCAGAGCAGGAGAATGAACCAACGGCTATACCGGAGCAGGCAGCTTCAGATGTGGAGGATGACCAGCAGCAAGAAGCAACAAAAGCCGAGAAGATCGATATTAAGATTGCGGCCTTAAAAGGACCTACCGGAATGGGTATGGTGAAAATGATGGAGGATGCCCAGGCTGGTACATCAGCTAATAATTATGAGTTTATGATTGCTGGTGCTGCGGATGAAATCACAGGAAAGCTTATTAAAGGTGAGATTGACATTGCTGCAATACCTTGTAATTTAGCCTCCGTATTGTATAATAAAACGGAAGGCAAGATCAAGCTGGCAGGTATCAATACCCTTGGAGTTTTATATATCGTGGAAATGGGCGATACCATCCATACTGTGGAGGATCTAAGAGGAAAGACAATTTACTCTACAGGACTCGGAACGACTCCACAATTTACCTTAAATTATATTTTATCAGCGAATGGTATTGATCCGGAGAAGGACGTGAACATTGAGTATAAATCTGAATCAACGGAAGTAGCAGCACTTCTTAGCGAATCAAGTGATGCCATTGCCATGTTGCCACAGCCTTATGTAACGGCTGTCATGATGAGTAATGATAAGCTTCGTATTGCCCTCGATATTGCGAAGGAGTGGGAGGCGGTCAGCAAGGATGACAGTACAGTAGTTACCGGAGTGGTTATTGTACGGGATGAATTCCTGGAGAATAACAAAGAAGCCTTTGATGCATTTATGAAAGAATATGCTGTGTCGACAGCTTTTGTTAATGAGAATGTGGATGAGGCAGCAGCATTAATTGAGAAATATGATATTTTCAAGGCAGGACCATCGAAAAAGGCGATTCCCTATTGTAATATAACATTAGTAGAAGGCGAAGAGATGAAAGGTAAAGTAAACGGATATCTACAGGTTCTGTTTGAGCAGGATCCTAAATCCGTAGGAGGTAAGCTTCCTACCGATGATATTTACTATATACAATAA
- a CDS encoding ABC transporter permease: MDKPTETKQRLKGLVMKLLVLGFWLLLWQLVYLWVGHDLLLSSPLSVFLTVLDFLKDLDFWKTILFSSLRIIAGFLLSLVIGVILSVASYKSRWISELIAPLMRIIKATPVASFIILALIWINSRNLSVLISFLMVVPVVYMNVLQGLHETDRKLLEMAKIFHITRRKMITSVYIPSVMPYLITSVTVGLGFCWKSGIAAEVIGRPSGSIGERLYEAKLYIMTKELFAWTFVIIIISVLFEKIVMLLLQLLKKDRVNHNS, from the coding sequence ATGGATAAACCGACAGAGACAAAGCAGAGGCTAAAAGGACTTGTTATGAAACTATTGGTGCTGGGCTTTTGGTTGCTACTTTGGCAGCTGGTCTATCTATGGGTTGGACATGATCTTCTGTTATCCTCTCCTCTATCTGTTTTTTTAACAGTTTTGGATTTTCTAAAAGACTTGGACTTCTGGAAGACCATATTATTCTCATCCCTACGGATTATTGCCGGATTTTTATTGTCATTAGTAATCGGCGTTATCTTATCCGTGGCTTCTTACAAAAGCCGATGGATTAGTGAACTGATTGCGCCTCTGATGAGAATTATTAAGGCTACACCGGTAGCTTCCTTCATTATTCTTGCGCTTATCTGGATTAACTCCAGAAATCTGTCAGTGCTGATATCATTCTTAATGGTGGTGCCCGTAGTATACATGAACGTCCTGCAGGGGTTACATGAGACGGACCGTAAGCTTCTGGAGATGGCTAAGATCTTTCATATTACCCGAAGAAAAATGATAACCTCCGTATACATCCCCTCTGTTATGCCATATTTAATTACTTCAGTTACAGTGGGTTTAGGTTTTTGCTGGAAATCCGGAATTGCGGCAGAGGTTATTGGAAGACCCAGCGGTTCTATTGGAGAACGATTATATGAGGCGAAGCTCTATATCATGACAAAAGAGCTGTTCGCATGGACCTTTGTAATTATTATCATCAGTGTATTATTTGAGAAGATCGTTATGTTATTGCTGCAGTTGCTTAAGAAGGATAGAGTTAATCATAATTCCTAA
- a CDS encoding ATP-binding cassette domain-containing protein codes for MDIEMIHITKQFDGKQILKDCNITFAEGKVNCLMGASGTGKTTLINILMGLIKPDSGEIRGVQGKRFAAVFQEDRLIEHWDAIKNIRLVCDKEITDEKIIQELEEVAISERTAKPVSSFSGGMKRRVAIVRAVMAKSDILIFDEPFKGLDMELRMKVIEYINHRSKGKTVIVITHDKEEANSLGAEHFITLTNP; via the coding sequence ATGGATATTGAGATGATACATATAACGAAGCAATTTGATGGAAAACAGATACTAAAGGATTGCAATATCACCTTTGCTGAGGGAAAAGTAAACTGTCTGATGGGAGCTTCCGGCACAGGAAAGACGACATTAATCAACATTCTGATGGGGCTCATAAAGCCGGATTCTGGAGAAATACGAGGTGTTCAAGGGAAACGGTTCGCAGCGGTATTTCAGGAGGATCGATTAATTGAGCACTGGGATGCAATAAAAAATATACGGTTGGTATGTGATAAGGAAATCACAGATGAAAAAATCATTCAGGAATTAGAAGAGGTTGCGATTAGTGAACGAACTGCAAAGCCGGTCAGCTCCTTCAGCGGCGGTATGAAACGACGTGTTGCCATTGTTCGCGCAGTGATGGCAAAGAGTGATATCCTGATTTTTGACGAACCCTTTAAGGGACTGGATATGGAATTAAGGATGAAGGTAATTGAATATATCAATCATAGATCAAAAGGAAAGACGGTAATTGTGATTACCCACGATAAAGAGGAAGCGAATTCGCTGGGAGCGGAACATTTTATCACCCTTACCAATCCGTAA
- a CDS encoding cytidylate kinase family protein: MHITITGNLGSGKSTICKLLNEKYQFEVYSTGKVQRELARQMNMTTLELNQLMCSDHKYDNMIDDATMRISRENKDKNIIFDSRLAWHFVEHSFKVFVSVSLDEAAARVMNDQRGQEERYSSLEEAKRLLAERAATEKVRYKDIYNLNYMDFSNYNLIIDSTYCTPDKIVDIILKEAKEYEKAGIETSKLLVSPRRLVKEEDITNEDKVRLRDLVSEYQKVDTVIDAVITAYKTEEDYEVQEGLDYVKAAFLAEVPYCEVKSI; the protein is encoded by the coding sequence ATGCATATAACGATTACAGGTAATCTGGGTAGCGGCAAATCTACCATATGTAAGCTGCTCAATGAGAAATATCAATTTGAGGTATATTCTACCGGTAAGGTTCAAAGAGAATTGGCAAGACAGATGAATATGACGACTCTTGAACTAAACCAGCTGATGTGCAGTGATCATAAGTATGATAATATGATTGATGATGCTACAATGAGGATTTCCAGAGAGAATAAGGATAAAAATATCATTTTTGATTCTCGATTAGCGTGGCATTTTGTTGAGCATTCGTTTAAGGTGTTTGTTTCCGTTAGTCTGGATGAAGCGGCAGCCCGAGTTATGAACGACCAGAGAGGACAGGAAGAAAGATATTCCAGCCTGGAAGAAGCGAAAAGATTACTAGCAGAGAGAGCAGCTACGGAAAAGGTACGTTATAAGGATATTTATAATCTTAATTATATGGATTTTTCAAATTACAATCTGATCATAGATAGTACTTACTGTACTCCGGATAAAATTGTTGATATAATTCTAAAGGAAGCAAAGGAGTATGAAAAAGCAGGGATAGAGACATCAAAGCTCTTAGTATCTCCCAGACGATTGGTGAAGGAAGAAGATATTACGAATGAGGATAAGGTCAGACTGCGGGATTTGGTATCGGAATATCAAAAGGTGGATACGGTGATTGATGCGGTTATTACCGCATATAAAACCGAAGAGGATTATGAGGTGCAGGAAGGATTAGACTATGTAAAGGCAGCTTTTCTTGCAGAGGTTCCTTACTGTGAGGTAAAATCCATCTAA
- the ytvI gene encoding sporulation integral membrane protein YtvI: MKQWEENAERVKYVLMIMAIILGVYLSFRYLLPLFFPFLVAYFLAWIVRPITEFLYKKLKIPRVVGGTASLIVLFFVVGAGLCYLFNLLTKQAITFIKNIPVYTNILAEKLEHLCKCCDEFLGMSKGTFRSIVDDNISITIDKMKTSIMPRITERTITFTITFISAIGIVLIIFVAAALMTKEIPSLRTRYEDNHFYRDLHKVTSKLAEAGIAYIRSQLIIMVIVAIISVVGLTIMNNEYALLIGVGIAIMDALPILGSGIIYIPWAIIMLIDGNIFAAAILITIYLLSQIIREVLEPKLIGNRIGIKPLYTLISMYVGVKLFNIVGFFLGPIGLLIIITIYKVVCEKSQETRKSQEISFTED, translated from the coding sequence TTGAAGCAATGGGAAGAGAATGCAGAGAGAGTAAAATATGTACTTATGATTATGGCCATTATTCTTGGTGTATACTTAAGTTTTCGCTATTTGCTGCCTTTGTTCTTTCCTTTTCTTGTAGCCTATTTTCTGGCATGGATTGTTCGCCCCATAACTGAATTTCTATATAAAAAATTGAAAATCCCCAGAGTGGTGGGTGGTACTGCTTCCCTGATTGTATTGTTTTTTGTGGTTGGCGCGGGATTATGCTATTTATTTAACCTCCTTACGAAGCAGGCAATCACATTTATAAAAAACATTCCTGTATATACGAACATCCTTGCTGAAAAACTAGAACATTTATGTAAATGCTGTGATGAGTTTTTAGGTATGTCAAAGGGAACCTTTCGCTCCATAGTAGACGATAATATATCCATAACCATAGATAAAATGAAGACTAGTATTATGCCCAGAATCACAGAACGAACCATAACCTTTACAATTACCTTTATTAGTGCAATTGGTATCGTATTAATTATTTTTGTGGCAGCAGCTTTAATGACGAAGGAGATCCCATCGCTTCGTACACGCTATGAAGATAATCATTTTTATAGGGACCTTCATAAGGTCACATCGAAATTAGCAGAAGCGGGGATAGCCTATATTCGGTCTCAACTGATTATTATGGTTATTGTCGCCATAATTAGTGTTGTAGGACTTACAATTATGAATAATGAGTATGCATTATTAATTGGGGTAGGTATAGCGATCATGGATGCGCTACCGATTCTCGGAAGTGGTATTATATATATTCCCTGGGCAATCATTATGCTGATTGATGGGAATATATTTGCGGCAGCAATATTAATTACAATCTATCTTTTAAGTCAGATTATAAGAGAGGTATTGGAACCTAAGCTCATCGGCAACCGGATTGGAATCAAACCCTTATATACCTTGATTTCCATGTATGTGGGAGTAAAGTTATTCAATATAGTGGGCTTTTTCTTAGGTCCTATAGGATTATTGATTATTATAACAATTTATAAGGTGGTGTGTGAGAAATCTCAAGAAACGAGAAAATCACAGGAGATTTCTTTTACTGAGGATTAA
- the proS gene encoding proline--tRNA ligase translates to MAQDKKLVEAITSMEEDFAQWYTDVVKKAELIEYSSIRGCMILRPLGYAIWENIQKQLDADFKATGVENVYMPMFIPESLLQKEKDHVEGFAPEVAWVTHGGGEALQERMCVRPTSETLFCDFYSKIIQSHRDLPKLYNQWCSVVRWEKTTRPFLRSMEFLWQEGHTAHATAEEAEERTIQMLNVYADFCERVLAIPMIKGRKSEKEKFAGAHATYTIEALMHDGKALQSGTSHNFGDGFARAFGIQYTDKNNTLQYVHQTSWGMSTRIIGAIIMVHGDDSGLVLPPRIAPTQIMIIPINQNKEGVLDKAFELRDKLSAFKVKVDASEKSPGWKFSEQEMRGIPIRIEIGPKDIEANQAVIVRRDTREKIVVSLDQIVEKAGEVLETMQQDMLNRARAHRDSHTYSATNMDEFTKIIEEKPGFIKAMWCQDEACEKEIKDRTGATSRCMPFEQEHIADTCVCCGKPATTMAYWGKAY, encoded by the coding sequence ATGGCACAGGATAAGAAATTAGTTGAGGCAATCACCTCAATGGAAGAGGATTTTGCTCAATGGTACACAGATGTTGTAAAGAAAGCAGAGCTAATTGAGTATTCCAGTATCCGGGGATGTATGATACTCAGACCCTTAGGATATGCCATTTGGGAAAATATTCAAAAACAATTAGACGCTGATTTTAAAGCAACTGGAGTTGAAAATGTCTATATGCCCATGTTTATTCCAGAAAGCTTACTGCAGAAGGAAAAGGATCACGTGGAAGGTTTTGCTCCGGAAGTTGCCTGGGTTACCCACGGGGGAGGAGAAGCACTGCAGGAGAGAATGTGTGTCAGACCTACCTCAGAGACTTTGTTCTGTGATTTTTATTCAAAGATCATTCAGTCCCACAGAGACCTTCCGAAGCTGTATAACCAATGGTGTTCGGTTGTTCGATGGGAAAAGACTACCCGTCCATTCCTACGTTCTATGGAGTTCTTATGGCAGGAAGGACATACCGCTCATGCAACAGCAGAAGAGGCAGAGGAAAGAACCATTCAGATGCTGAATGTATATGCGGATTTTTGCGAAAGAGTATTGGCAATTCCGATGATTAAAGGTAGAAAATCCGAAAAGGAGAAATTTGCCGGAGCTCATGCAACCTATACCATTGAAGCATTGATGCATGACGGTAAGGCGTTACAATCCGGAACCAGTCATAATTTTGGTGATGGATTTGCAAGAGCCTTTGGTATCCAATATACTGATAAGAATAATACACTGCAATATGTTCACCAGACCTCTTGGGGTATGTCAACCCGTATTATTGGTGCGATTATTATGGTGCATGGAGATGATAGCGGTCTTGTGTTACCGCCAAGAATTGCTCCCACGCAGATCATGATCATTCCTATTAACCAGAACAAGGAAGGGGTACTGGATAAAGCCTTTGAATTAAGAGATAAGCTAAGTGCCTTTAAAGTAAAAGTAGATGCTTCGGAAAAGAGCCCTGGTTGGAAGTTCAGTGAACAGGAAATGCGCGGTATTCCGATTCGAATTGAAATCGGACCCAAGGATATCGAAGCAAATCAGGCGGTTATTGTAAGAAGAGATACCAGAGAAAAGATTGTTGTTTCCCTGGATCAGATAGTAGAGAAAGCAGGAGAAGTTCTTGAGACCATGCAGCAGGATATGCTTAATAGAGCAAGAGCTCATCGCGATTCTCACACATACAGCGCTACAAATATGGATGAGTTTACAAAAATTATCGAAGAAAAGCCTGGATTTATCAAGGCAATGTGGTGTCAGGACGAGGCTTGCGAGAAGGAGATTAAAGATCGAACCGGAGCCACCTCACGTTGTATGCCATTTGAGCAGGAGCATATTGCGGACACCTGCGTTTGCTGTGGAAAGCCAGCGACGACCATGGCTTATTGGGGTAAAGCATATTAA